A single genomic interval of Danio aesculapii chromosome 5, fDanAes4.1, whole genome shotgun sequence harbors:
- the LOC130229015 gene encoding uncharacterized protein LOC130229015, which yields MSGRKGNNFQLVAPEKVERVKINPGSALIVSCHLSPAISAADMEINWYNKTACVCTYKKRKITQGVGYEGRANLFIHDLVRGNVSLRVANFTESDLGVYMCQVTSQNKTQQITVNVAEEVAAISNDQLLFTVDYTLKKTSDGQSGDSQNNILKGEASYNLSVQSTFHSASGREQHKDNRMETGSKSTFQLVVPSTAEAEVSLGSDLVIPCQLSPEISAVDMEISWSKDADCVCLYKDRKITEGVWFKDRVSLFFTHKLKKGDVSLRLKNFRQSDIGNYHCQVINADRKEEITIRVRVNPGIQPVNLSPVHQYVPSTLHEVKNTREANDRLSRHPSHHNDSDKKQYDNWSESVSSNDFELVIPQTTKEAKVSLGSELTIPCYSSPEICATAMQIRWFKETDCVCVYKNTQIINGRGYKDRVSLDTRELERGNVSVHVKNFSISDVGDYHCQVSSGGRTQHITVGVRIKSEVQPVSQSPTTEGQSVQLVLFQTDKIWTLEESLKMDESVLMAEMRVNNEQELYQTLIRAYSERDQQLERTEHELRETRMDLDRVLKLNPHAQFLDRDRQNPF from the exons ATGTCTGGAAGAAAAGGCA ATAACTTTCAGCTTGTTGCCCCTGAAAAAGTTGAAAGAGTTAAGATTAACCCGGGATCTGCTCTTATTGTGTCGTGCCACTTGTCTCCTGCAATCAGTGCTGCTGACATGGAGATTAACTGGTATAACAAGACAGCATGTGTTTGCACATATAAGAAACGAAAAATAACACAGGGAGTTGGCTATGAGGGAAGAGCCAATCTGTTCATCCATGACCTGGTGAGAGGCAACGTGTCCTTACGAGTGGCAAACTTTACAGAGTCTGATCTGGGAGTTTACATGTGCCAGGTCAccagtcaaaataaaacacagcAGATAACAGTCAATGTAGCAGAAGAAG TAGCTGCCATTTCTAATGACCAGCTCTTATTCACAGTG gattacacactgaaaaaaacaagTGATG GCCAATCTGGAGATTCACAAAATAATATCCTTAAG GGAGAGGCAAGCTACA ACTTATCAGTCCAGTCTACATTTCACAGTGCTTCAGGGAGAGAACAGCACAAG GATAACAGGATGGAAACTGGAAGTAAAA GTACCTTTCAGCTGGTTGTTCCCAGCACAGCAGAAGCTGAGGTTTCTTTGGGATCTGATTTGGTTATTCCTTGTCAACTGTCTCCTGAAATCAGTGCTGTGGACATGGAGATCAGCTGGTCTAAAGATGCAGACTGTGTTTGCTTGTATAAAGACAGGAAGATCACAGAAGGGGTTTGGTTCAAGGACAGAGTGAGTCTGTTCTTCACTCACAAACTTAAAAAAGGAGACGTGTCCTTGAGACTGAAAAACTTCAGACAGTCAGATATTGGAAATTACCACTGCCAGGTCATCAATGCAGACAGAAAAGAAGAGATAACAATAAGAG TGAGAGTGAATCCTGGCATCCAACCAGTGAATCTGTCTCCAGTTCATCAATATGTCCCATCAACGCTACATGAG GTCAAAAATACAAGAGAAGCAAACGACA GATTATCAAGGCATCCTTCACATCATAATGATTCAGATAAGAAACAGTATGAT AATTGGAGTGAAAGCGTCTCAAGCAATG ATTTTGAACTTGTTATTCCCCAGACAACTAAAGAAGCAAAGGTTTCTCTGGGCTCTGAATTGACTATTCCTTGTTACTCGTCTCCTGAAATCTGTGCCACTGCCATGCAGATCAGATGGTTTAAGGAGACTGACTGTGTTTGTGTCTACAAGAACACACAAATTATTAATGGCAGAGGTTATAAAGACAGAGTTAGTCTCGACACTCGTGAGCTGGAGAGAGGAAATGTGTCTGTACATGTGAAAAACTTCAGTATTTCAGATGTTGGAGATTATCACTGTCAGGTCAGCAGTGGCGGCAGAACACAACACATTACTGTAGGAG TAAGGATAAAATCTGAAGTCCAGCCTGTGAGTCAATCACCAACAACTGAAGGTCAAAGTGTTCAGCTAGTGCTGTTTCAA ACTGACAAAATATGGACTCTGGAGGAATCACTCAAAATGGATGAATCTGTTTTAATGGCAG aaatgagAGTGAACAATGAGCAAGAGCTTTACCAAACGCTGATCAGGGCTTACAGCGAAAGAGACCAACAACTGGAAAGAACTGAACATGAGTTGAGAGAGACCAGAATGGATTTGGACAGAGTCTTAAAACTCAACCCTCATGCTCAGTTTTTAGACAGAGACAGACAAAATCCTTTTTAA
- the sh2d1aa gene encoding SH2 domain containing 1A duplicate a, producing MEDLAEYHGSISKKQAEDILNSTGRDGSYLIRDSLSSAGAYCVCVLCDGWVYTYRIFNKDGLWTIEMAPGMKERLFRNVSNLIAAFKMPDQGISFPLLYPVNKPKH from the exons ATGGAGGATTTGGCAGAATATCACGGGTCAATCAGCAAGAAGCAGGCAGAAGACATCCTGAACTCCACGGGCAGAGATGGCAGTTATCTGATCAGAGACAGCCTGAGCTCCGCCGGCGCTTACTGCGTGTGTGTGCT GTGTGATGGATGGGTTTACACCTACAGAATTTTCAATAAGGATGGCCTCTGGACAATAGAG aTGGCTCCTGGAATGAAGGAACGGCTCTTTAGAAATGTCAGTAACCTCATTGCTGCCTTTAAGATGCCAGACCAAGGCATCTCTTTTCCTCTTCTGTATCCTGTGAACAAACCTAAACATTAA